From a single Brassica rapa cultivar Chiifu-401-42 chromosome A01, CAAS_Brap_v3.01, whole genome shotgun sequence genomic region:
- the LOC103849903 gene encoding defensin-like protein 205, with product MAKTISSICFTTLLLVVLFISAEIPKSEATCTKYLGEAILAYPCSESYCEAKCAEHYHESCRGECEDHDHHHGVHLTNDHDDHCHCYGRY from the exons ATGGCAAAGACCATCAGTTCCATCTGCTTCACCACTCTTTTGCTCGTTGTCTTATTCATTTCGGCCG AAATACCAAAGAGCGAGGCGACATGTACGAAGTATTTAGGCGAAGCCATATTGGCGTACCCATGTAGTGAAAGCTATTGTGAAGCCAAGTGCGCTGAGCATTACCACGAGTCATGCAGAGGAGAGTGTGAGGATCATGATCATCATCACGGAGTGCATTTGACAAATGACCACGACGATCACTGCCACTGCTACGGTCGTTATTAA
- the LOC103849906 gene encoding syntaxin-43 isoform X2, which produces MATRNRTLLFRKYRNSLRSVRAPMTEAKSGVGPVIEMASATLLHPKRSYAPVSTEDPGSSRGGAITVGLPPDWVDVSEEISGNIQRARTKMAELGKAHAKALMPTFGDGKEDQHQIESLTQEITFLLRKSEKQLQKLSAAGPSEDSNVRKNVQRSLATDLQFLSMELRKKQSTYLKRLRLQKEDGGDLEMNLNGSSSRAEDDDFDDILFSEHQMSKIKKSEAISVEREKEIQQVVESVNELAQIMKDLSALVIDQGTIVDRIDYNIQNVASTVEDGLKQLQKAERTQRSGGMVMCASVLVILCFIMIVLLILKEIFL; this is translated from the exons ATGGCGACGAGGAATCGCACGCTCTTGTTCCGCAAGTACAGAAACTCTCTGAGGAGCGTCCGTGCTCCGATGACGGAAGCGAAATCCGGCGTAGGTCCGGTGATCGAGATGGCGAGCGCGACTCTGTTGCATCCCAAGCGATCCTACGCTCCAGTGAGTACCGAAGATCCAGGGAGTTCGAG AGGAGGAGCAATAACAGTGGGGTTACCACCAGACTGGGTTGATGTCTCCGAGGAGATTTCAGGGAACATTCAGCGTGCTAGGACTAAAATGGCTGAACTAGGGAAGGCTCATGCGAAAGCCTTGATGCCTACGTTTGGTGATGGTAAAGAAGACCAGCATCAGATCGAGTCTTTGACGCAGGAGATTACTTTCCTGTTGAGGAAATCAGAGAAGCAGCTTCAGAAGCTATCTGCAGCTGGACCTTCTGAAGATTCAAACGTCAGGAAAAACGTTCAG CGATCTCTTGCTACTGATCTCCAATTCCTTTCTATGGAGCTCCGCAAGAAACAGTCTACTTATCTGAAACGCTTGAGACTACAAAAAGAG GATGGAGGGGACTTAGAGATGAATCTCAACGGAAGCAGCTCTAGAGCAGAAGATGATGACTTCGATGATATA ttaTTTAGTGAGCATCAGATGAGTAAGATCAAAAAGAGCGAGGCAATATCGGTAGAGAGGGAGAAAGAGATTCAGCAG GTTGTTGAATCTGTAAACGAGCTCGCTCAGATAATGAAGGATCTTTCTGCACTTGTAATAGATCAG GGCACTATAGTTGATCGGATTGACTATAACATCCAGAACGTTGCTAGTACAGTTGAAGATGGTCTCAAACAGCTGCAAAAG GCGGAACGTACACAGAGGAGTGGTGGTATGGTTATGTGTGCGTCTGTTCTTGTTATCCTCTGCTTCATCATGATAGTTCTCTTAATCCTCAAGGAGATTTTCTTGTGA
- the LOC103849905 gene encoding uncharacterized protein LOC103849905, whose amino-acid sequence MDIKMRYKNRKNKINKRKRDGMQDLQSPNIRSYKSYEGGRNLQLVDPADLKPVRGIYVVRESKRNRSPMTSDPWRKISYKDMPVKSRRPPSHSKTLKGWWNDPEIKRKRRVAKYKLYSAEGKVKKSLKKSYKWIKIQCAKIIHGI is encoded by the exons ATGGATATTAAAATGAGatataaaaacagaaaaaataaaataaataaaagaaagagagacGGGATGCAGGATCTCCAATCTCCTAACATACGATCTTACAAATCGTATGAAGGAGGTCGGAACCTCCAACTAGTTGATCCTGCCGATTTAAAACCGGTTAGAGGAATCTATGTTGTAAGAGAATCAAAGCGTAATCGATCTCCCATGACATCAGATCCATGGCGTAAAATTTCATACAAAGACATGCCCGTTAAATCCAGAAGACCTCCTTCTCATTCAAAAACGTTAAAAG GATGGTGGAACGATCCTGAGATAAAGAGAAAGAGACGAGTGGCGAAATACAAGCTTTATTCAGCTGAGGGAAAGGTGAAGAAATCTTTGAAAAAGAGTTACAAATGGATTAAGATCCAATGCGCTAAGATTATTCATGGAATATAG
- the LOC103849900 gene encoding lon protease homolog 1, mitochondrial: FWLVLLLYKYISILYCSERFKLYNSTTDSLSIIFLFSAENIRVRIEPIKEKIPKHVLKVIEEELAKLVMLESSSSCVESTYDYLDWLTMLPWGNFSDENFDIQKPEKILDNDHYGLSHVKERILEFIAVRRLKGTSKGKVICLSGPPGVGKTSIGRSIARALGLKFFRFSVGGLSDVDEIKGLRRSYDGALPGKMVKCLRSVGTLNPLVLIDEIDKLGKSSSDDPGSALLELLDPEQNADFRDLYLDVTIDLSKVLFVCTANVLDKIPTPLLDRMEVINISGYITDDKMHIARDHLLKTTCMECGIKPEQVVVRDAALRSLIENYCREPGVRNLQKHIEKIYRKIALKLVREGASAETPEVSVKIFMIDESNLADYVGNPVLYADKIYEQTPVGVVMGLSTKSTGGSTLYIETTSVEEGEGKGGLHITGQLGDVMKESAEIAHAVARRIMLEKEPKNLFFANSKLHLHIPEGATPKDGPSAGCTMITSFLSLAMKKPVRKDLAMTGEVTLTGRILPIGGVKEKTIAARRSQVKMMIFPEGNRRDFDELACNLKEGLDVHFVDEYEQIFELAFGYNMGSPPLNFRRSLTSFMWDLLSGCFQ; encoded by the exons TTCTGGTTAGTACTActactatataaatatatttcgaTACTATATTGTTCAGAGAGATTCAAACTTTACAATTCCACCACTGACTCACTTTCTataattttcttgttttctgCAGAAAATATTAGGGTAAGGATTGAACCAATTAAAGAAAAGATTCCAAAACATGTACTAAAAGTCATAGAAGAAGAGCTTGCAAAACTGGTTATGCTAGAATCTAGTTCCAGCTGTGTCGAGAGTACTTATGACTACCTTGATTGGTTGACCATGTTGCCTTGGGGAAATTTCAG TGATGAGAATTTTGATATCCAAAAGCCAGAAAAGATTCTTGACAATGATCATTACGGATTATCTCATGTAAAAGAGAGAATCTTAGAGTTTATTGCCGTGAGAAGACTCAAAGGCACTTCAAAAG GGAAGGTCATATGCCTCTCAGGGCCACCTGGAGTAGGCAAAACTAGCATTGGCCGTTCTATAGCACGTGCTCTTGGACTCAAGTTCTTCCGGTTTTCCGTTGGAGGACTATCTGACGTTGACGAGATTAAG GGGCTTCGTCGATCATATGATGGTGCATTGCCTGGAAAGATGGTGAAGTGTCTAAGGAGCGTGGGAACATTAAATCCTCTTGTTCTGATTGATGAGATTGATAAG CTTGGAAAGAGCAGCTCTGACGACCCAGGTAGTGCATTGTTGGAGCTTCTGGATCCAGAGCAGAATGCGGATTTTAGAGACCTGTATCTAGATGTTACTATCGACTTATCCAAG GTCTTATTTGTATGCACAGCAAATGTGTTAGATAAGATTCCAACACCTCTGCTAGACAGAATGGAGGTGATTAATATCTCAGGGTATATCACTGATGATAAGATGCATATTGCTAGAGACCATTTGCTGAAAACCACATGCATGGAATGTGGCATCAAGCCTGAACAG GTTGTTGTTAGGGATGCAGCTCTTCGTTCGTTGATTGAAAATTACTGCAGAGAACCAGGAGTTAGAAATCTCCAGAAGCATATTGAGAAGATTTACCGTAAG atTGCTCTGAAGCTAGTACGAGAAGGGGCATCCGCGGAAACTCCTGAGGTTTCGGTTAAAATTTTTATGATTGATGAATCAAACCTTGCAGATTATGTAGGCAATCCAGTTTTATATGCAGACAAGATCTATGAACAGACACCAGTGGGGGTTGTAATGGGTCTTTCTACGAAATCCACGGGTGGCTCAACACTGTACATAGAGACAACCTCTGTAGaagaaggagaaggcaaaggcgGTCTTCATATAACGGGTCAGCTTGGGGATGTGATGAAAGAAAGCGCAGAGATAGCTCACGCAGTTGCTAGAAGAATCATGCTCGAGAAAGAACCCAAGAACCTCTTCTTTGCGAACTCCAAGCTTCATTTACATATTCCTGAAGGAGCCACACCAAAAGACGGTCCAAGCGCAGGCTGCACAATGATCACTTCCTTTCTATCACTTGCCATGAAGAAGCCTGTGAGGAAGGATCTTGCAATGACCGGAGAAGTCACTCTGACTGGTAGAATACTTCCAATAGGTGGA GTTAAGGAGAAGACTATAGCTGCAAGACGGAGTCAAGTGAAGATGATGATCTTTCCTGAGGGTAACCGTAGAGATTTTGATGAGCTCGCGTGCAACTTGAAAGAAGGGCTTGATGTTCATTTTGTCGATGAGTATGAGCAGATTTTTGAGCTAGCCTTTGGGTATAATATGGGGTCTCCTCCGTTGAATTTTAGAAGAAGTCTGACAAGCTTCATGTGGGATTTACTTAGTGGTTGTTTTCAGTAG
- the LOC103849921 gene encoding pectinesterase inhibitor, with the protein MGVSCITRNTYSILSLQLLLILIITPSSFSFTPTDNVTKETLNKLCSQSILYNRRFCVKWLTAHNRTTSMNIRGLMEFAAEKAQAFGQENLDLMDLFAKISGNDKQFKNACVECVNGYGTAIKELEVAKEFLRNNSFQQAYNAAYKALDYAYVCKDQFEGPSNEPPFVLNRSVKFIEMCHIVRFFTSLFN; encoded by the coding sequence ATGGGTGTATCTTGCATCACAAGAAACACATATTCAATCCTCTCTCTTCAACTTCTTCTGATTCTTATCATCACCCCTTCATCTTTTTCCTTTACTCCCACAGACAACGTCACGAAAGAAACCCTCAACAAACTCTGCTCACAATCAATCCTTTACAATCGTCGTTTTTGCGTCAAATGGCTAACCGCTCATAATAGAACGACCTCAATGAACATCCGGGGCCTTATGGAGTTCGCAGCCGAAAAAGCTCAAGCGTTTGGTCAGGAAAACCTAGATCTGATGGACCTCTTTGCAAAAATCTCAGGTAATGACAAGCAGTTCAAGAACGCTTGCGTTGAATGTGTGAATGGCTATGGCACAGCGATCAAAGAGCTTGAAGTAGCTAAAGAGTTTTTGAGAAATAACTCGTTCCAACAAGCATATAACGCTGCTTACAAAGCACTTGAttatgcttatgtatgcaaagaTCAGTTCGAAGGACCTTCTAATGAGCCGCCTTTTGTTTTGAATCGCAGTGTCAAGTTTATCGAAATGTGTCACATTGTTAGATTTTTCACTAGTCTTttcaattaa
- the LOC103849904 gene encoding defensin-like protein 204, which yields MAKTLNSICFATLLLVVLLMSTEIQKSEATCKKFLGEAPVHPCKEKACKEVCKEHYYHSCKGECEMHGYEEHCHCYGKY from the exons ATGGCAAAGACCCTTAATTCAATCTGCTTCGCCACTCTTTTGCTCGTTGTCTTGTTAATGTCCACCG AAATCCAGAAGAGCGAGGCGACTTGTAAGAAGTTCTTAGGCGAAGCCCCAGTGCATCCATGTAAGGAAAAAGCTTGTAAGGAAGTGTGTAAGGAACATTACTACCACTCATGTAAAGGAGAGTGTGAGATGCATGGCTACGAAGAGCATTGCCACTGTTACGGAAAATACTGA
- the LOC103849907 gene encoding nuclear transcription factor Y subunit A-2, whose amino-acid sequence MAMQTSPQISWWNAFGSQPLPPVSLAGDSDSFGSAVETEHGVDKQNNSATHLAFSLGDVKSSRVVAKPHGAAFSMQPPCLELGFTQQQMYPCVEQGYYGVVSAYGSQSRVMLPLNMETEDGTIFVNSKQYHAIIRRRQSRAKAAAVLDQNKLSSRGRKPYMHHSRHLHALRRPRGSGGRFLNTKSGTDAKKADGTKQTQSQAMSQQSNSQNSEVLHPESGTMNLSTGLNVSGSEVTSMNYFLSSPVHPLGGMVMPGKWTASVAAMDNGCCYFKT is encoded by the exons ATGGCTATGCAGACTAGTCCACAGATCTCTTGGTGGAATGCTTTTGGATCTCAGCCGTTGCCTCCGGTGAGTCTTGCCGGAGATTCTGACTCGTTCGGATCTGCCGTAGAGACAGAACATGGTGTGGATAAACAGAACAACTCTGCAACTCACTTGGCTTTCTCACTTG gtGATGTAAAGAGTTCAAGAGTTGTGGCAAAGCCTCATGGAGCTGCTTTCTCAATGCAACCACCTTGCTTGGAACTTGGATTTACTCAGCAACAG ATGTATCCTTGTGTTGAACAAGGATACTATGGAGTTGTTTCAGCCTATGGATCTCAGAGCAGAGTAATGCTTCCTCTAAACATGGAAACAGAAGATGGAACAATCTTTGTGAACTCAAAGCAATACCATGCCATCATCAGGCGACGCCAATCACGTGCAAAGGCTGCT GCTGTTCTTGACCAGAACAAACTGAGTAGCAGAGGCCGTAAG CCATATATGCATCACTCTCGCCATCTCCATGCACTGCGCCGTCCTAGAGGATCCGGTGGAAGATTCTTGAACACTAAAAGTGGAACCGATGCAAAGAAAGCTGATGGAACTAAGCAGACTCAGAGTCAGGCTATGTCTCAGCAAAGTAACTCTCAGAACTCTGAAGTTCTTCATCCGGAAAGTGGGACCATGAACTTATCTACCGGACTAAATGTGTCTGGATCAGAAGTTACAAGCATGAACTACTTTCTGAGTTCTCCGGTTCATCCTCTTGGTGGCATGGTGATGCCTGGCAAGTGGACTGCATCAGTAGCAGCAATGGATAATGGCTGCTGCTATTTCAAAACCTGA
- the LOC103849906 gene encoding syntaxin-43 isoform X1, with protein MATRNRTLLFRKYRNSLRSVRAPMTEAKSGVGPVIEMASATLLHPKRSYAPVSTEDPGSSSRGGAITVGLPPDWVDVSEEISGNIQRARTKMAELGKAHAKALMPTFGDGKEDQHQIESLTQEITFLLRKSEKQLQKLSAAGPSEDSNVRKNVQRSLATDLQFLSMELRKKQSTYLKRLRLQKEDGGDLEMNLNGSSSRAEDDDFDDILFSEHQMSKIKKSEAISVEREKEIQQVVESVNELAQIMKDLSALVIDQGTIVDRIDYNIQNVASTVEDGLKQLQKAERTQRSGGMVMCASVLVILCFIMIVLLILKEIFL; from the exons ATGGCGACGAGGAATCGCACGCTCTTGTTCCGCAAGTACAGAAACTCTCTGAGGAGCGTCCGTGCTCCGATGACGGAAGCGAAATCCGGCGTAGGTCCGGTGATCGAGATGGCGAGCGCGACTCTGTTGCATCCCAAGCGATCCTACGCTCCAGTGAGTACCGAAGATCCAGGGAGTTCGAG TAGAGGAGGAGCAATAACAGTGGGGTTACCACCAGACTGGGTTGATGTCTCCGAGGAGATTTCAGGGAACATTCAGCGTGCTAGGACTAAAATGGCTGAACTAGGGAAGGCTCATGCGAAAGCCTTGATGCCTACGTTTGGTGATGGTAAAGAAGACCAGCATCAGATCGAGTCTTTGACGCAGGAGATTACTTTCCTGTTGAGGAAATCAGAGAAGCAGCTTCAGAAGCTATCTGCAGCTGGACCTTCTGAAGATTCAAACGTCAGGAAAAACGTTCAG CGATCTCTTGCTACTGATCTCCAATTCCTTTCTATGGAGCTCCGCAAGAAACAGTCTACTTATCTGAAACGCTTGAGACTACAAAAAGAG GATGGAGGGGACTTAGAGATGAATCTCAACGGAAGCAGCTCTAGAGCAGAAGATGATGACTTCGATGATATA ttaTTTAGTGAGCATCAGATGAGTAAGATCAAAAAGAGCGAGGCAATATCGGTAGAGAGGGAGAAAGAGATTCAGCAG GTTGTTGAATCTGTAAACGAGCTCGCTCAGATAATGAAGGATCTTTCTGCACTTGTAATAGATCAG GGCACTATAGTTGATCGGATTGACTATAACATCCAGAACGTTGCTAGTACAGTTGAAGATGGTCTCAAACAGCTGCAAAAG GCGGAACGTACACAGAGGAGTGGTGGTATGGTTATGTGTGCGTCTGTTCTTGTTATCCTCTGCTTCATCATGATAGTTCTCTTAATCCTCAAGGAGATTTTCTTGTGA